The following are from one region of the Sandaracinus amylolyticus genome:
- a CDS encoding putative metal-binding motif-containing protein → MTDAGMDDAGSVDSGSPVDSGRPDSGAEDAGTDGGAPDAALDGGPVDGGSVDGGGFCTTNAHCQNADRCDGEEQCVDGMCMPSAGPLVCDDLMDCTTDTCAAATGCVHTPVDVDGDGDGACTDCNDGDPLRHTGASETCDAEDDDCDGAIDERLTGTFYPDCDGDGWAVEAAPSIDGCTMPTPGATGCTTASPAWTSRAPQFDDFDCADGDTRAHSGVTGFFTTAAVDGIVPFDFDCDYSEALQYEAQGSCTGSAGSCTTTAGWQAATVPGCGESAAFIASCSAACAPVIETRTQGCR, encoded by the coding sequence GTGACCGACGCCGGCATGGACGACGCGGGCTCGGTGGACTCCGGATCTCCCGTCGACTCCGGGCGGCCGGATTCCGGTGCCGAGGATGCGGGCACCGACGGTGGCGCGCCCGACGCGGCGCTCGACGGTGGTCCGGTCGATGGCGGATCGGTCGATGGCGGCGGCTTCTGCACGACGAACGCCCACTGTCAGAACGCCGACCGCTGCGACGGCGAAGAGCAGTGCGTCGACGGCATGTGCATGCCCTCCGCCGGCCCTCTGGTCTGCGACGACCTGATGGACTGCACCACGGACACCTGCGCCGCAGCGACGGGCTGCGTGCACACCCCGGTCGACGTCGACGGTGACGGCGACGGCGCGTGCACCGACTGCAACGACGGCGACCCGCTGCGCCACACCGGCGCGAGCGAGACGTGCGACGCAGAAGACGACGACTGCGACGGCGCGATCGACGAGCGGTTGACCGGGACGTTCTACCCCGACTGCGACGGAGACGGGTGGGCCGTGGAGGCCGCCCCGAGCATCGACGGCTGCACGATGCCGACGCCCGGTGCGACCGGCTGCACCACCGCGTCGCCCGCGTGGACCTCGCGAGCGCCGCAGTTCGACGACTTCGACTGCGCGGACGGAGACACCCGCGCGCACAGCGGCGTGACCGGGTTCTTCACGACCGCCGCGGTCGACGGGATCGTTCCCTTCGACTTCGACTGCGACTACAGCGAGGCACTCCAGTACGAAGCGCAGGGCTCGTGCACCGGATCCGCCGGCTCGTGCACCACGACGGCCGGCTGGCAGGCGGCGACGGTGCCGGGCTGCGGCGAGTCCGCCGCGTTCATCGCGAGCTGCTCGGCCGCGTGTGCGCCGGTGATCGAGACGCGCACCCAGGGTTGCCGCTGA
- a CDS encoding IgGFc-binding protein, translating to MPTPDGQGPTPCTAGGPSRICLGAEEVSCNPDGTESGRRNCSTTGGTCAPELGCVACLPSRGMCDGNTLQRCRADGSGYDVVETCDASAGLVCNATTVMCSSPCADAEAANSYIGCEYWPVTTLNSQVAPDFPFAVVVANPQSSAAQVTVTRGTATVSTVTVAPGAVQTIELPWVNDLKQQLAAASPPEPSTLLRGGGYRLRSTLPVTVYQFNPLEYRIARDCAGESILELDNECFSFSNDASLLLPSHALSGNYLVTSVATRYMRITPSGGAAQEAQSPGFLTIVGASDTATEVTITFSAHTRASSDGSSVQAFAPGQTGTFTLGAGDVLQLVASRPETCTPTSSDTQSSLFGSRRIDYCAVGPEYDLTGTEIRSTGRLAVYGGHNCAFMPANRWACDHLEEALFPEEAWGREAIVSITQPLMNEPNVVRIVSARDGNMITFDPASTHAAVTLNRGQTIEFEARQSFRVSGTEAISVAQFLVGQNYPGINSSIGDVGDPSMSLAIPTDQYRTEYTFLAPSTYERSFVNVTAPMGATVTLDGTTVPGFLPVGGTGFGVARVEITGGAHTITSSQEFGIVVYGFGQYTSYMYPGGLDLESINEPI from the coding sequence GTGCCGACGCCCGACGGGCAGGGGCCGACGCCGTGCACTGCCGGAGGCCCCTCGAGGATCTGCCTCGGGGCCGAGGAAGTGAGCTGCAACCCGGACGGCACGGAGTCCGGCCGCCGCAACTGCAGCACGACCGGCGGCACCTGCGCGCCCGAGCTGGGCTGCGTCGCGTGCTTGCCGAGCCGCGGCATGTGCGATGGCAACACGCTGCAGCGCTGCCGCGCCGACGGCTCGGGCTACGACGTCGTGGAGACGTGCGATGCGTCCGCCGGTCTCGTCTGCAACGCGACGACCGTGATGTGCAGCTCGCCGTGCGCCGACGCGGAGGCCGCCAACTCGTACATCGGGTGCGAGTACTGGCCCGTCACGACGCTGAACTCGCAGGTCGCGCCCGACTTCCCGTTCGCCGTCGTCGTCGCGAACCCGCAGTCGAGCGCGGCGCAGGTGACCGTCACGCGCGGCACCGCGACGGTGAGCACGGTGACCGTCGCGCCCGGCGCGGTGCAGACGATCGAGCTGCCCTGGGTCAACGACCTCAAGCAGCAGCTCGCGGCCGCGAGCCCGCCCGAGCCCTCGACGCTGCTCCGCGGCGGCGGCTACCGCCTGCGCTCGACGCTGCCGGTCACCGTCTATCAGTTCAACCCGCTGGAGTACCGCATCGCGCGTGACTGCGCGGGCGAGAGCATCCTCGAGCTCGACAACGAGTGCTTCTCGTTCTCCAACGACGCGTCGCTCCTGCTGCCCTCGCACGCGCTCAGCGGCAACTACCTCGTGACCTCGGTCGCGACGCGCTACATGCGCATCACGCCCTCGGGCGGCGCCGCGCAGGAGGCGCAGAGCCCCGGATTCCTCACGATCGTCGGTGCGTCGGACACCGCGACCGAGGTGACCATCACGTTCAGCGCGCACACCCGCGCGTCGTCGGACGGCTCGAGCGTGCAGGCGTTCGCGCCCGGTCAGACCGGGACGTTCACGCTCGGCGCGGGTGACGTGCTGCAGCTCGTCGCGTCGCGCCCCGAGACCTGCACGCCGACCAGCTCGGACACGCAGAGCTCGCTCTTCGGCAGCCGTCGGATCGACTACTGCGCGGTCGGTCCCGAGTACGATCTGACGGGCACCGAGATCCGCTCGACCGGACGGCTCGCGGTGTACGGCGGTCACAACTGCGCGTTCATGCCGGCGAACCGCTGGGCGTGCGACCATCTCGAGGAGGCGCTGTTCCCCGAGGAGGCGTGGGGCCGCGAGGCGATCGTCTCGATCACGCAGCCGCTGATGAACGAGCCGAACGTCGTTCGCATCGTCTCGGCGCGCGACGGGAACATGATCACGTTCGATCCCGCGTCGACGCACGCGGCCGTCACGCTGAACCGCGGCCAGACGATCGAGTTCGAAGCGCGTCAGAGCTTCCGCGTGTCGGGCACCGAGGCGATCAGCGTCGCGCAGTTCCTCGTCGGCCAGAACTACCCGGGCATCAACTCGTCGATCGGCGACGTGGGCGATCCCTCGATGTCGCTCGCGATCCCGACCGATCAGTACCGCACCGAGTACACGTTCCTGGCGCCGAGCACGTACGAGCGCAGCTTCGTGAACGTCACGGCGCCGATGGGCGCGACCGTGACGCTCGACGGCACGACCGTCCCCGGCTTCCTCCCGGTCGGCGGCACCGGCTTCGGCGTGGCGCGCGTCGAGATCACGGGCGGCGCGCACACGATCACGAGCTCGCAGGAGTTCGGCATCGTCGTGTACGGGTTCGGCCAGTACACGAGCTACATGTACCCGGGCGGCCTCGACCTCGAGTCGATCAACGAGCCGATCTGA
- a CDS encoding class I SAM-dependent methyltransferase, producing the protein MDRQGLISALRRLREGVGRLREGVAELRARPTSERASHAIARQLDYQRRKAAAIARDHARIERIMSARTNALVATLAPHVAITSGTRVLEVGSGAHGHVFFLGVPDAIGVDPLADEYRALFPWQPRARTIAAYGEHLPFDDARFDLVVSDNVIDHAERPAAIVDELVRVLAPGGVLYFTVHVHHPIYDALSRAYGLLTLLGLPRDLGGPFADHTVHLTARDATRLVERDELEILHRALLPERTPKRRRRVDHLKRVLAKNTTFEVIARRRA; encoded by the coding sequence GTGGATCGGCAAGGGCTGATCTCCGCGCTCCGTCGCCTCCGCGAGGGGGTCGGTCGCCTCCGCGAGGGGGTCGCCGAGCTCCGGGCACGACCGACCTCCGAGCGCGCGTCGCACGCGATCGCGCGACAGCTCGACTATCAACGCCGCAAAGCCGCGGCGATCGCCCGCGACCACGCGCGCATCGAGCGGATCATGAGCGCGCGGACGAACGCGCTCGTCGCGACGCTCGCGCCCCACGTCGCGATCACGTCGGGCACGCGCGTGCTCGAGGTCGGCTCGGGCGCCCACGGCCACGTGTTCTTCCTCGGCGTGCCCGATGCGATCGGCGTTGATCCGCTCGCCGACGAGTACCGCGCGCTCTTCCCCTGGCAGCCCCGGGCGCGAACGATCGCCGCGTACGGCGAGCACCTCCCGTTCGACGACGCGCGCTTCGATCTCGTCGTCTCCGACAACGTCATCGATCACGCCGAGCGCCCCGCCGCGATCGTCGACGAGCTCGTGCGCGTCCTCGCACCTGGCGGCGTCCTCTACTTCACGGTGCACGTGCACCATCCGATCTACGACGCGCTCTCGCGCGCGTACGGACTGCTCACGCTGCTCGGGCTCCCGCGTGATCTCGGCGGCCCGTTCGCCGATCACACCGTGCACCTCACGGCGCGCGACGCCACGCGCCTCGTCGAGCGCGACGAGCTCGAGATCCTGCATCGCGCGCTCCTGCCCGAGCGCACGCCGAAACGCAGACGGCGCGTCGACCACCTGAAGCGCGTGCTCGCGAAGAACACGACCTTCGAGGTGATCGCGCGCCGTCGCGCGTGA
- a CDS encoding TolB family protein, with the protein MLRRRWTFTWRWASCAGLLVGCLGTPESADPIPDAPFEPLPVVALIEGEYDGHELTFRTLDRDEAEERGVAREALIDIPSRSCTTATCTDANYVAFSNVAGGRATSTNGATVGTWAPAQCGAAPASPTSGVCQQVRLRNLYSTQIERAYAELLSLTPTGSTTSVSVPAQPFAALADFSLAPTVPNGLWRFGEIGRDGTATTSPTTRWVFHGTTPAGTELTFRFVVQVRGQLVSPTRRASVVGNDDPAADYPARTTGATVGPSSIDVSADGRYVVFTTSSTALHGQASGQYVVRHDMTTGESYVVERIDGTETIATGCTSSNPSISDDGNRIAFESSGCDLVGLGATTTTQVYVRDVSAGTTTLASADTGGEYANQAATSPQLSGNGQVVVFQSRAFDLVSGTPALELFGIPLFRFCIDVYRRDLSAGTTTHVSARPGTAPNAVAGFAPYDATNAGEVPDVSADGSRIVFRGSWASLVTGDTNGASDVYVYAHGGATVNVYRVSLRHNNMQLAGGSDHPSISADGAFVAFSSLARNVSTGAQTAVGARHVYRRSSANGASASQSVRRVTLTPTDANATGTSFDAPWPALSRNGRFVSFWSSYTNLASTTTFPVAGTQHYVCDMGATATELQRCFVASTFQATPESAFAVLGGASVGGGRSAMACADEEESCYVAYQTNGAGWTPVATADLQVFVSPVGDPRAQMPAAAR; encoded by the coding sequence ATGTTGCGACGACGCTGGACTTTCACGTGGCGATGGGCGTCGTGCGCAGGGCTGCTCGTCGGGTGTCTGGGGACACCGGAATCGGCGGATCCGATCCCCGACGCGCCCTTCGAGCCACTCCCGGTCGTCGCCCTGATCGAGGGTGAGTACGACGGCCACGAGCTCACGTTCCGGACGCTCGATCGCGACGAGGCGGAGGAGCGCGGTGTCGCACGCGAAGCGCTGATCGACATCCCCTCGCGCTCGTGCACCACCGCGACCTGCACGGACGCGAACTACGTCGCGTTCTCCAACGTCGCCGGCGGGCGCGCGACGTCGACGAACGGCGCGACGGTCGGCACGTGGGCCCCTGCGCAGTGCGGCGCGGCGCCCGCGAGCCCGACGTCCGGCGTCTGCCAGCAGGTCAGGCTGCGCAACCTGTACTCGACGCAGATCGAGCGCGCGTACGCCGAGCTCCTCTCGCTCACGCCGACCGGCTCGACGACGAGCGTCTCGGTGCCGGCGCAGCCGTTCGCTGCGCTCGCGGATTTCTCACTGGCGCCGACCGTCCCGAACGGGCTCTGGCGCTTCGGCGAGATCGGCCGCGACGGCACCGCGACGACGAGCCCGACCACGCGCTGGGTGTTCCACGGCACGACGCCGGCCGGCACCGAGCTCACGTTCCGCTTCGTCGTGCAGGTGCGCGGACAGCTGGTCTCGCCGACGCGCCGCGCGAGCGTCGTGGGCAACGACGATCCCGCCGCCGACTACCCGGCGCGCACCACGGGCGCGACGGTCGGCCCCTCGTCGATCGATGTCTCCGCGGACGGTCGCTACGTCGTGTTCACCACGAGCTCCACCGCGCTCCACGGTCAGGCGAGCGGCCAGTACGTCGTGCGTCACGACATGACGACCGGCGAGAGCTACGTCGTCGAACGGATCGACGGCACCGAGACGATCGCGACCGGCTGCACGTCGTCCAATCCGAGCATCTCCGACGACGGGAACCGCATCGCGTTCGAGAGCTCGGGATGCGATCTCGTCGGTCTCGGCGCGACCACGACCACGCAGGTCTACGTCCGTGACGTGAGCGCCGGGACGACGACGCTCGCCAGTGCGGACACGGGCGGCGAGTACGCGAACCAGGCGGCGACGAGCCCGCAGCTGAGCGGGAACGGTCAGGTCGTCGTCTTCCAGAGCCGCGCGTTCGATCTCGTCAGTGGGACGCCGGCGCTCGAGCTCTTCGGCATCCCGCTCTTCCGCTTCTGCATCGACGTGTACCGACGCGACCTGAGCGCGGGCACGACGACGCACGTGAGCGCGCGCCCCGGCACCGCCCCGAACGCGGTCGCGGGGTTCGCCCCGTACGACGCCACGAACGCAGGCGAGGTGCCCGACGTGAGCGCGGACGGCAGCCGGATCGTGTTCCGCGGCTCGTGGGCATCGCTCGTGACCGGCGACACCAACGGCGCCTCCGACGTCTACGTCTACGCGCACGGCGGTGCGACGGTGAACGTCTATCGGGTGAGCCTGCGCCACAACAACATGCAGCTCGCGGGCGGGTCGGATCACCCGTCGATCTCCGCGGACGGTGCGTTCGTCGCGTTCTCGTCGCTCGCGCGCAACGTCTCGACCGGCGCGCAGACGGCCGTGGGTGCCCGGCACGTCTATCGACGATCGTCGGCGAACGGCGCGTCGGCGAGCCAGAGCGTCCGGCGCGTGACCTTGACGCCGACCGACGCGAACGCGACCGGCACGTCGTTCGACGCGCCGTGGCCGGCGCTCTCGCGAAACGGTCGGTTCGTGTCGTTCTGGAGCAGCTACACGAACCTCGCGTCGACCACGACGTTCCCGGTCGCGGGAACGCAGCACTACGTGTGCGACATGGGCGCGACCGCGACCGAGCTGCAGCGCTGCTTCGTCGCGAGCACGTTCCAGGCAACGCCCGAGAGCGCGTTCGCGGTGCTCGGCGGGGCGAGCGTCGGTGGTGGGCGCAGCGCGATGGCGTGCGCCGACGAAGAAGAGTCCTGCTACGTCGCGTACCAGACCAACGGCGCCGGGTGGACGCCGGTCGCCACGGCGGATCTCCAGGTGTTCGTGAGCCCGGTGGGCGATCCCCGCGCGCAGATGCCCGCAGCCGCGCGGTGA
- a CDS encoding nucleotidyltransferase family protein codes for MRAMVFAAGLGTRLRPMTDVLPKPVVPLFHRPLCWFALDHLRRADVTDVVLNTHHLAARVEEAVASAPRIDGLTVRFAHEPTLLGTGGGVKHAIGLQSRALGRELADDDVVLAFNGDISFAPDLHAAIATHRATNAIATMIVREDPAAARYGAIELDEERVVRRMLATPDGTLRATMFTGVHVLSGRALRELPDEGCIVQRGYLPWLARGARIGAHVERAAWRDLGTPREYVAAHLDVIRGALAWPGIDPARDAVHPSASLGARVALHETTVGAGARIEDGVTLERCVVWPGTRVTESARDLVLLGAHRVSAV; via the coding sequence ATGCGCGCGATGGTGTTCGCCGCGGGGCTCGGGACGCGCCTGCGGCCCATGACCGACGTGCTCCCCAAGCCCGTCGTGCCGCTCTTCCATCGTCCGCTGTGCTGGTTCGCGCTCGACCATCTACGTCGCGCCGACGTCACGGACGTCGTGCTCAACACGCATCACCTCGCGGCGCGCGTCGAGGAGGCGGTCGCGAGCGCGCCGCGCATCGACGGGCTCACGGTGCGCTTCGCGCACGAGCCCACGTTGCTCGGGACCGGCGGCGGCGTGAAGCACGCGATCGGGCTGCAGTCGCGCGCGCTCGGGCGTGAGCTCGCGGACGACGACGTCGTGCTCGCGTTCAACGGCGACATCTCGTTCGCGCCGGACCTCCACGCCGCGATCGCGACCCATCGCGCGACGAACGCGATCGCCACGATGATCGTGCGCGAGGATCCCGCCGCGGCGCGCTACGGCGCGATCGAGCTCGACGAGGAACGCGTGGTGCGTCGCATGCTCGCGACGCCCGACGGAACGCTGCGCGCGACGATGTTCACCGGCGTCCACGTGCTCTCCGGGCGCGCGCTGCGCGAGCTGCCCGACGAGGGATGCATCGTCCAGCGCGGCTATCTCCCGTGGCTCGCCCGCGGCGCGCGCATCGGCGCGCACGTGGAGCGCGCGGCATGGCGTGATCTCGGCACGCCGCGCGAGTACGTCGCGGCGCATCTCGACGTGATCCGGGGCGCGCTCGCGTGGCCGGGGATCGACCCGGCGCGCGATGCGGTGCACCCCAGCGCGAGCCTCGGGGCGCGCGTCGCGCTGCACGAGACGACGGTCGGCGCGGGGGCGCGCATCGAGGACGGCGTCACGCTCGAGCGCTGCGTCGTGTGGCCGGGCACCCGAGTGACCGAATCCGCGCGCGATCTGGTCCTGCTCGGCGCCCACCGCGTTTCCGCCGTGTAA
- a CDS encoding lasso peptide biosynthesis B2 protein, which produces MPLIRTAVRRARCAARYVALRIDVVRRFRSDPLDALLASLDRPTARATLTREDVTAGIAFGEGVSRRCAIGPDTCLYRALARYALLRESGYAPRFVMGVDEDDVASGHAWLELDGAPFLEPGSPRFCRTFEHPPRT; this is translated from the coding sequence TTGCCGCTGATCCGGACCGCCGTCCGACGTGCTCGATGCGCAGCGCGATACGTCGCGCTGCGCATCGACGTCGTTCGGCGATTTCGTTCGGACCCGCTCGATGCGCTGCTCGCCTCGCTCGATCGGCCGACCGCACGCGCAACGCTGACGCGCGAGGACGTCACGGCGGGCATCGCCTTCGGCGAGGGCGTGAGCCGTCGATGCGCGATCGGCCCGGACACCTGTCTCTACCGAGCCCTCGCGCGCTACGCGTTGCTCCGGGAGTCGGGCTACGCGCCGCGGTTCGTGATGGGCGTCGACGAGGACGACGTCGCGAGCGGGCACGCGTGGCTCGAGCTGGACGGCGCGCCGTTCCTCGAGCCGGGCTCACCGCGATTCTGCCGCACGTTCGAGCACCCGCCGCGCACGTGA
- a CDS encoding putative metal-binding motif-containing protein, producing the protein MRSIPLCSILLLVIVLPACGDDDDASVGDAGSLLDAATHDAAPPEHDAGVEDAGADGGDPDAGEEPPECLVDDDCSDDDVCTGIERCIDEACVPGMQLGCFDGVACSFDTCDPTSGCAMSAPDADLDGADDCNDCAPSDPDVHPGATDTCNGRDDDCDLAIDENGVAVYFADCDDDGHAPRDATTYTGCEPPDPSTTGCDGASATWITRAPTESAFDCDDSDVRAHAGQTELFATRMQGHVTGLDFDFDCDGRITLEHAAAGGCARSGGTCEHTAGWAAAEIPGCGGEATFVAGCDPSCAVRTEPRIQRCR; encoded by the coding sequence GTGCGTTCGATCCCGCTGTGCTCGATCCTGCTGCTCGTGATCGTGCTCCCCGCGTGCGGCGACGACGACGACGCGAGCGTGGGTGACGCTGGCTCGCTCCTCGATGCGGCGACACACGACGCGGCTCCGCCGGAGCACGACGCGGGCGTCGAGGACGCGGGCGCGGACGGCGGTGATCCCGATGCCGGCGAAGAGCCGCCCGAGTGCCTCGTCGACGACGACTGCTCCGACGACGACGTGTGCACCGGCATCGAGCGCTGCATCGACGAAGCGTGTGTGCCCGGCATGCAGCTCGGATGCTTCGACGGTGTCGCGTGCAGCTTCGACACGTGCGACCCGACGAGCGGCTGCGCGATGAGCGCGCCCGACGCGGATCTCGACGGCGCCGACGACTGCAACGACTGCGCGCCTTCCGACCCCGACGTGCACCCCGGCGCGACGGACACGTGCAACGGGCGAGACGACGACTGCGACCTCGCGATCGACGAGAACGGCGTCGCGGTCTACTTCGCCGACTGCGACGACGACGGTCACGCGCCGCGCGATGCGACGACCTACACCGGTTGCGAGCCGCCCGATCCGAGCACGACCGGCTGCGACGGCGCGAGCGCGACCTGGATCACCCGAGCGCCGACGGAGAGCGCGTTCGACTGCGACGACTCCGACGTGCGCGCTCATGCCGGACAGACCGAGCTCTTCGCGACGCGCATGCAGGGCCACGTCACCGGGCTCGACTTCGACTTCGACTGCGACGGCCGGATCACGCTCGAGCACGCGGCCGCCGGCGGTTGTGCGCGGTCGGGCGGCACCTGCGAGCACACGGCCGGCTGGGCCGCCGCCGAGATTCCCGGGTGCGGCGGCGAGGCGACGTTCGTCGCGGGATGCGATCCGAGCTGTGCGGTGCGCACCGAGCCCCGGATCCAGCGGTGCCGTTGA